A single window of Achromobacter xylosoxidans DNA harbors:
- a CDS encoding GntR family transcriptional regulator: MNTSLSSTVPLGSPLYEQVKQAVLAALAQGEWKQGEAIPPEKNLAERFGVSIGTLRKAIDELAAENILVRHQGRGTYVAVHTRNHHFFKFFRILRQDGHKSYPATELLRFRRVKASAEAREKLGLAAGAYVFEFLNMLSLNGDVVMVDDICLPESRFPGMTEAHLRERASTLYALYQDVFGVNVIATDERLRTCLADRAHARWLGVAEGAALLEIRRVAYSYNRQPVEWRISRVNTERYEYLGHEPWEAGA; this comes from the coding sequence CATCGACTGTGCCTTTGGGCAGTCCCTTGTACGAGCAGGTCAAGCAGGCCGTGCTTGCCGCGCTGGCCCAAGGCGAATGGAAGCAGGGCGAGGCGATTCCGCCGGAAAAGAACCTGGCCGAGCGCTTCGGCGTGTCGATCGGCACCTTGCGCAAGGCGATCGACGAACTGGCGGCCGAAAACATCCTGGTGCGCCACCAGGGCCGCGGCACCTACGTCGCGGTGCACACCCGCAACCACCACTTCTTCAAGTTCTTCCGCATCCTGCGCCAGGACGGCCACAAGTCGTATCCGGCCACCGAGCTGCTGCGCTTTCGCCGCGTCAAGGCCTCGGCCGAGGCGCGCGAGAAGCTGGGGCTGGCGGCCGGCGCCTACGTGTTCGAGTTCCTCAACATGCTGTCGCTGAACGGCGACGTGGTCATGGTCGATGACATCTGCCTGCCGGAATCGCGCTTTCCGGGCATGACCGAGGCGCACCTGCGCGAGCGCGCCAGCACGCTGTATGCGCTGTACCAGGACGTGTTCGGCGTCAACGTCATCGCCACCGACGAACGCCTGCGCACCTGCCTGGCGGACCGCGCCCATGCGCGCTGGCTGGGCGTGGCCGAGGGCGCGGCGCTGCTGGAGATCCGGCGCGTGGCTTATTCGTACAACCGCCAGCCGGTGGAATGGCGCATCTCGCGCGTCAATACCGAACGCTACGAATACCTGGGGCACGAGCCCTGGGAGGCGGGGGCCT